AGGGTCACAGGGCTGTCCCCTTGCAGGTACAGATGCCTGTGAGGACCAGGAGGGCAGGTCCGGGCTCCCCTAGGGCGTCTTTGTGTCCTCCGAGACTTAGGGAACAGTGCTTGCCTGGTGCCCAGCCTAGCCACTCCCCTGCCCTCAGACTGTGCTAAACTGGGGGACGCTTTGGGGTGGCTCTGGGACCCAGGGAGTGACGGCCAAAGCTGCCTCCAGCTGTCCCTTTCTGGATAACCAAGGGAGGGGCCTGGATGGTGGTtaggcagcccccccccccactgcagcAGCCTTggtggaggggggcggggtggggaatCTCCTCAAATGCAGCTTCTTTGAAGCTTCCAAGGCGTCCTCCCCCCCGCATCCCTGGCTTTGGATGAGGTTTTGTTGATCAAATCCGCAGGAAGCCAACCCAGAACCGGAAACGCTGTCTGGCCCCCAGCCCCCGGAGCCTATTCCTGACTCTCCCACCGGCACCCCCTGGAGGCGGACACGGGGCCTCTCCTGGACCATCTCTGAGAAAAAAACGGGACCAACTGCTTGTCCCCAGCCTGGGGAGCGAGCCCTAGATGAGTCCAAGCTGTCCCAGCGCGCCACTCGCCAGGCAGATACAGCCCAGTCCCAAGGCAGGGTCcctctgggtgggggaggggaggagtgcAGTGGAGGAGGACATGGCGGGGACTCGGGAGTGGAGGAGGAAGCCCGGCTGGGCACTTCCCCAGGAGGAAGCGGCTCTGGATTTTCCCCAGGTGTGGCTGGAGGTATAAAGGGCACCTGGAGCCGGGCAGCCTCGAGGTCCGCAGCCTCCAGGCCCGCAGCCTCCAGGCCCGCAGCCAAGTGCACCTGCCTCTCTCCGCCCAGCGCCACGGCTGCCATGGTGAGCCGCTGCTCTCATGCCCCCACCTGCACTGTGCCGCCAGCCCCCAAGCAGAGGATGCTGGCATGGGGTCCAGGAAAACCCCAAATCCGGGGAAAAGAGAGAGCCAGGACCCAGCATCTCTAGTGCTCTGGAGATCCTGGCCCGAGGGCTAAGTTTCCCTCTGGGTCTTAGTTTCCCCAACTGTAGAGGGAGCGCCGCACCCCATCTAGGGCAAGCTAGGAGGCCAGGGAGGTGCTGCCTTCCCTGGGCACCACCCTGACCTGACCACCCAATGTCTGTACACCAGCTCCTTCCCGGCCTCTTGCTTCTGCTCTGGCTGCCTGCCAGCCCAGCCCGCCGTGGCCCCCAGCTCTTGGGGGGAGCCCACCTCCACGGGACCCCACGCTGCTATTCAGCCGAGGAGCTGCCCCTGGGCCAGGCCCCGCCACACCTGCTGGCTCGAGCTGCCAAGTGGGAACAGACTCTGCCCGTAGCCCTGGTGGCCAGCCTGGAGGCGGGGGGCCGCAGAAGGCGGCATGACAGGCCCCCAGCTGGGACCCAGTGCCCGGTGCTGCGGCCTGAGGAGGTACTGGAAGCCGACATTCACCAGCGCTCCATCTCGCCCTGGAGATACCGGTGAGGGCCGCGGGACTTCCAGGGGGACCGGGGTCCCTGCCCTGTAGAGTTGAGCCAGGCCCTCCCCTCCGAGCCTCCATGTCTTCGAAGCTAGGGGAGCTgtcacccccccatcccccacccccgagcaggagggcagggcccATCACCGGAGCTCCCTCTCCCGGGCCCCCTGGGACAATTCTGGTA
The DNA window shown above is from Mustela nigripes isolate SB6536 chromosome 17, MUSNIG.SB6536, whole genome shotgun sequence and carries:
- the IL17C gene encoding interleukin-17C is translated as MLLPGLLLLLWLPASPARRGPQLLGGAHLHGTPRCYSAEELPLGQAPPHLLARAAKWEQTLPVALVASLEAGGRRRRHDRPPAGTQCPVLRPEEVLEADIHQRSISPWRYRVDTDESRYPQKLAFAQCLCRGCISAKTGRETAALNSVPLQQTLLVLRRRPCSRDAAGPPTPGAFSFHAEFIRVPVGCTCVLPRSAQ